A stretch of Chitinophaga caeni DNA encodes these proteins:
- a CDS encoding SH3 domain-containing protein, translating to MNRFLFFLVLLFACNVANTEEKVNSIEQDSSMLVGVPVVRVSTGISMDTVFFVDALIDSVEKELDNSIIDRKYLLLGDNYDTMWISLYRNENVPLKIVYTLFEDGGKAFGFSEFYFVDSGKYVLQKTGYDDMELITVLFSGEAYRMRKRKSSDFIELLKDSIDVRKYIQLEASKLLKELLQGFPGISYNSVNSDNETSIPLSVYRDIDIYSSPDTNSSIIGHLSAGSQISYLDASSMAYTFGGRKWIWYFISSEKGKGWVFGHSDFIGETTDESY from the coding sequence ATGAATAGATTTTTATTTTTCTTGGTGCTTTTATTTGCATGTAATGTAGCCAATACTGAAGAGAAGGTCAATTCAATAGAACAGGATTCAAGTATGTTAGTCGGTGTACCTGTGGTACGAGTATCTACAGGAATTTCCATGGATACAGTATTTTTTGTTGACGCTTTGATAGATTCTGTAGAAAAGGAACTTGATAATTCTATAATTGATAGAAAGTATCTTTTATTAGGCGATAATTACGATACTATGTGGATTTCTTTGTATAGAAATGAGAATGTGCCGCTAAAAATTGTATATACGCTCTTTGAAGATGGAGGAAAGGCGTTCGGCTTCTCCGAGTTTTATTTTGTTGATTCCGGAAAATATGTTTTGCAGAAAACAGGATATGATGATATGGAGCTGATTACAGTTCTTTTTTCTGGTGAAGCGTACAGAATGCGGAAAAGGAAGTCAAGTGATTTTATAGAACTTCTAAAGGATTCCATCGACGTTCGTAAATATATTCAATTGGAGGCTTCTAAATTACTCAAAGAGCTGTTGCAGGGTTTCCCAGGTATTTCGTATAATTCAGTCAATTCTGATAATGAGACAAGTATTCCATTGAGTGTATACCGCGATATCGATATATATTCTAGCCCGGATACTAATTCTTCTATAATTGGACATTTGTCCGCCGGTTCGCAAATTAGTTATCTTGATGCTAGTTCAATGGCCTATACATTTGGTGGTAGAAAATGGATTTGGTACTTTATATCGTCTGAGAAAGGTAAAGGGTGGGTATTTGGACATTCAGATTTTATAGGCGAAACTACCGATGAGTCTTACTAG
- a CDS encoding polymorphic toxin type 44 domain-containing protein, whose protein sequence is MKLGSGGTVSTSWNTLGNKQFELTNHLGNVLAVISNKKLARGSGSTVDYYDAELLSATDYYPFGMQMPGRVFNGGGYRFGMNGQEKVDEISGSGNHYTAPFWEYDPRIGRRWNIDPILKRYESSYATFANNPIGITDRLGNDTVLYTQNSGWKLNAFTKKGGDPRNIIYTVNELASNYNAKDPWATARVLLYEVGSKVKDPSVKKGITGKSLPSNHPLSFNAETGKGGTLAGQPVFEADLYDMTGTFMKVLRDGNSHFLPTKTGPWKYWFYTQVTDNGPYDTKSTKRSNTSDVPVFAVTYIGEWTLWGGTLRRYDDYGNISYRYWGRLYGFSEKYLLQKSDDNQDTMNGTTTTGVGDEPRDKYSIMMGFKLYNREH, encoded by the coding sequence GTGAAACTCGGCAGCGGTGGCACGGTAAGTACGAGCTGGAATACGTTGGGTAATAAGCAATTCGAGTTAACGAACCATCTCGGTAACGTGTTGGCGGTCATTTCGAATAAGAAGCTCGCCCGCGGTAGTGGATCTACGGTCGATTATTATGATGCTGAGCTGTTGAGCGCGACGGATTATTACCCTTTCGGTATGCAGATGCCGGGAAGGGTATTTAATGGTGGGGGGTATCGTTTCGGGATGAATGGCCAGGAGAAAGTTGACGAAATATCCGGCTCCGGAAATCATTATACAGCACCGTTTTGGGAATATGATCCGAGGATAGGAAGGAGATGGAATATTGATCCTATATTAAAGAGATATGAGTCATCATATGCCACTTTTGCAAATAACCCTATTGGGATTACTGATCGATTAGGGAATGATACAGTATTATATACGCAAAACTCAGGTTGGAAATTAAATGCCTTCACAAAAAAAGGGGGAGATCCAAGAAATATCATTTATACAGTTAATGAATTAGCTAGCAATTATAATGCTAAAGATCCTTGGGCGACAGCTCGTGTGCTTCTATATGAAGTTGGTAGCAAAGTGAAAGATCCTAGTGTAAAGAAAGGAATTACCGGTAAGTCTTTGCCATCAAATCACCCATTAAGTTTTAATGCAGAAACAGGCAAAGGAGGTACTCTTGCTGGCCAGCCAGTTTTTGAAGCAGACCTTTATGATATGACTGGTACATTTATGAAAGTATTAAGAGATGGGAATAGCCATTTCTTACCTACTAAAACGGGGCCTTGGAAGTATTGGTTTTATACGCAGGTTACAGATAACGGACCATATGATACTAAGAGTACTAAGAGGTCGAATACTTCTGATGTTCCGGTATTTGCAGTAACTTATATTGGAGAATGGACACTTTGGGGAGGTACGTTAAGACGCTATGATGATTATGGTAATATAAGTTATAGATACTGGGGACGATTGTATGGATTTAGTGAAAAATATTTATTGCAAAAATCAGATGATAATCAAGATACCATGAACGGTACAACAACAACAGGGGTAGGAGATGAGCCCAGGGATAAATATTCAATAATGATGGGCTTTAAATTGTATAATCGCGAACATTAA
- a CDS encoding transposase — MRETYKFDVSTATISRITSRVTEDIVAWQNRPLEPVYLIVWMDGIVFKVRENSKVVNNCL; from the coding sequence ATAAGGGAAACCTATAAATTTGACGTTTCCACGGCCACTATCAGCCGCATCACCAGCCGTGTGACTGAAGATATTGTCGCCTGGCAAAACCGACCGTTAGAACCAGTTTATCTCATCGTTTGGATGGATGGCATTGTGTTTAAGGTACGGGAGAACAGCAAAGTAGTGAATAATTGTCTTTAG
- a CDS encoding RHS repeat-associated core domain-containing protein, with amino-acid sequence MRVYDPRIGRFLSVDPLAKDYPELTPYQFASNRPIECIDLDGGESAYLTPGGHLSMPSDALRHPIPKNAYVFSTEGAKGALKLGTRQGIFYGVAALVALDFYLTGGTVTNAVSKFAFATSIYGALDHNPATTEEGKVIQSEKMKDALVDLATVGILHKAFGMLRIKG; translated from the coding sequence ATGCGGGTGTATGATCCGAGGATAGGGCGCTTTCTGTCTGTGGATCCGTTGGCGAAAGATTATCCTGAATTAACGCCTTATCAATTCGCGAGTAACAGGCCTATCGAGTGTATTGACTTAGATGGTGGCGAAAGTGCTTATTTGACCCCCGGTGGGCATTTAAGCATGCCTTCCGATGCACTTAGGCACCCAATACCTAAAAATGCTTATGTTTTTTCAACCGAAGGAGCAAAAGGGGCGCTCAAGCTAGGTACCAGACAAGGAATCTTTTATGGCGTCGCTGCTTTAGTTGCATTAGATTTCTATTTAACCGGAGGAACCGTCACCAATGCTGTAAGTAAATTTGCATTTGCAACTTCAATATATGGAGCTTTGGATCACAATCCCGCAACTACGGAAGAAGGGAAGGTTATTCAATCTGAGAAAATGAAAGATGCGTTGGTTGACTTGGCTACAGTTGGAATATTACATAAGGCATTTGGAATGCTAAGGATTAAGGGTTAG